Proteins encoded in a region of the Altererythrobacter ishigakiensis genome:
- a CDS encoding DUF481 domain-containing protein, whose product MRNNLYAIPLLAAVTSAPVQAELPEPVKAMIDAAIESGDPATVQAVTSVARQTNPDDAEEIDALLASFNQEQAQLAAAQAAKKEEAIRTASLLENWSGKGEFGAFRATGNSSNTGVTAGLSLKRQGIDWTHKLRGRADYQRNNGVTSREQYFFAYEPNLKVSERMFVYGLAQYERDRFQGFSARYAISGGIGYKFIDEPDIQLSAKVGPAYRVTDFVNGDSESRIAGLLGVDFDWSITDRLKLTHETNAVAETGGSATVIVDSNNTSLNFVTGLNAKVSDKLTTRFSYAVEYDSNPPAGSENTDTLSRVTLIYDF is encoded by the coding sequence ATGCGAAATAATCTATACGCGATACCGCTTCTTGCGGCTGTAACAAGTGCGCCCGTTCAGGCTGAGCTACCAGAGCCGGTTAAAGCCATGATCGATGCGGCGATAGAGAGCGGCGACCCAGCAACGGTGCAAGCAGTGACCTCCGTCGCGCGTCAGACCAATCCTGATGATGCCGAGGAAATCGATGCTCTCCTTGCGTCCTTCAATCAGGAACAAGCTCAACTTGCAGCCGCGCAAGCGGCGAAGAAGGAAGAGGCCATTCGCACCGCCAGCCTTCTAGAGAACTGGAGCGGCAAGGGCGAGTTCGGTGCGTTTCGGGCGACAGGCAACTCGTCCAACACAGGTGTAACCGCAGGGCTTTCGCTGAAGCGCCAGGGCATCGACTGGACCCACAAGCTGCGCGGGCGCGCCGATTACCAGCGCAACAACGGGGTAACGTCCCGCGAACAGTATTTTTTCGCTTATGAGCCCAACCTGAAGGTTTCGGAACGAATGTTCGTTTATGGACTTGCCCAATACGAGCGGGACCGTTTCCAGGGCTTCTCTGCCCGCTACGCCATCTCAGGCGGGATCGGCTACAAGTTCATCGATGAGCCAGACATTCAGCTGTCGGCAAAGGTCGGACCAGCTTACCGAGTGACCGACTTTGTGAATGGCGATAGCGAAAGTCGTATCGCTGGTCTTCTCGGGGTGGATTTCGACTGGAGCATTACAGACCGGCTGAAACTTACACATGAGACCAATGCGGTTGCGGAAACTGGCGGCTCTGCGACTGTTATTGTCGATTCAAATAACACAAGCCTCAACTTTGTTACTGGCCTCAATGCCAAGGTTAGCGACAAACTGACAACACGGTTTTCCTATGCAGTCGAGTACGACAGCAATCCCCCCGCGGGTTCGGAGAATACAGACACGCTTAGCCGGGTGACGCTGATCTACGACTTCTAG
- a CDS encoding methyltransferase domain-containing protein — translation MAEVNMEKLEELAGKVVGDVAGAMGVFMSYLGDQAGVFEAIDEAGPVTVDQLAQKTGMNKLYLREWLGSVTAAGYVTYNPEDETYHLSEEQALVFTREGQPACMQGFFQAIVSQYEEHEKAIDTFKSGKGRPWSDQSPCCFCATDRFFRPGYQAHLLGEWLPALDGVEDKLKAGAKVADIGCGHGSSVVMMAKAYPNSHFVGIDFHEPSIEAARKQASDAGVTNVEFQVATAQNFEGEGFDFACIFDALHDMGDPVGAAKRARGALKEDGILMLVEPMAGDTLTENLHPLGQIYYGFSTTACTPNSLSQSVGYGLGAQAGPKRLAEVLNKGGFSNVRRAAETPTNMVLEARA, via the coding sequence ATGGCTGAAGTAAACATGGAAAAACTGGAAGAGCTGGCAGGTAAGGTCGTTGGCGACGTTGCCGGGGCAATGGGCGTATTCATGTCCTATCTGGGTGATCAGGCCGGAGTGTTTGAAGCCATCGACGAAGCTGGCCCGGTCACCGTGGACCAGCTGGCTCAAAAGACCGGAATGAACAAGCTATACCTGCGCGAATGGCTGGGTTCAGTCACCGCAGCCGGATACGTCACTTATAATCCCGAGGATGAAACCTATCACCTCTCTGAGGAGCAGGCGCTGGTATTCACCCGTGAGGGGCAACCTGCGTGTATGCAGGGCTTCTTCCAAGCGATCGTTTCGCAATATGAAGAGCACGAGAAAGCGATCGACACGTTCAAGTCGGGCAAAGGCCGACCATGGAGCGATCAGTCTCCCTGCTGCTTCTGCGCGACTGACCGATTCTTCCGTCCGGGCTATCAAGCGCATCTGCTGGGCGAATGGCTCCCCGCGCTTGACGGAGTGGAAGACAAGCTGAAAGCAGGTGCCAAGGTGGCCGATATCGGCTGCGGGCATGGGTCATCGGTTGTTATGATGGCCAAAGCCTATCCCAATTCGCATTTCGTCGGGATCGACTTTCACGAGCCATCAATCGAGGCAGCGCGGAAGCAGGCCTCTGACGCTGGCGTCACCAATGTCGAATTCCAAGTTGCGACCGCACAAAATTTTGAAGGTGAAGGTTTCGATTTCGCCTGTATCTTCGATGCGCTACATGACATGGGAGATCCAGTAGGTGCCGCAAAGCGCGCACGTGGCGCGTTGAAAGAGGACGGCATACTGATGCTGGTAGAACCTATGGCTGGCGATACTTTGACGGAAAATCTGCATCCATTAGGCCAAATTTACTATGGATTTTCAACCACTGCCTGCACGCCAAATTCTCTCAGTCAGAGTGTGGGTTATGGGTTGGGTGCCCAGGCTGGACCGAAGCGGCTTGCCGAAGTCTTGAATAAAGGAGGATTCTCGAACGTGCGCCGAGCCGCAGAAACACCAACCAACATGGTACTCGAAGCTAGAGCCTAA
- the pnp gene encoding polyribonucleotide nucleotidyltransferase yields the protein MFDKKTVSIEWGGKTLTLETGQIARQADGAVLATYGETVVLCAVTAAKSVKEGQDFFPLTVHYQEKFSAAGRIPGGFFKREGRATEKETLTSRLIDRPVRPLFPEGFYNEINVIAQVLSYDGETEPDIVAMIAASAALTISGVPFMGPIGAARIGFRNGEYELNPSLQTCLDEEGRLDLVVAATQDAVMMVESEAKELTEEEMLGAVMFAHEESRKVIGAIIDLAEQAAKEPWEIDTSDDTAAIKEKLRGIVGDDIAAAYKLTDKSARSDALNEARAKAKEAFAEEEAQTQLVASKAVKKLEAEIVRGAILKDGTRIDGRKLDQVRPIEAMVGLLPRTHGSALFTRGETQAICTTTLGTKDAEQMIDGLEGLSYNHFMLHYNFPPYSVGEVGRFGFTGRRETGHGKLAWRALHPVLPDHEDFPYTIRVLSDITESNGSSSMATVCGGCLSMMDAGVPIERPVSGIAMGLILEGDDFAVLSDILGDEDHLGDMDFKVAGSEAGITTMQMDIKVAGITQEIMAKALEQAKAGRTHILGEMAKALGSARTGVSKHAPRIETMQIDKSKIRDVIGTGGKVIREIVAETGAKVDIDDEGVIKISSSNADEIEAAKKWIEGIVEEAEVGKIYTGKVVNIVDFGAFVNFMGGKDGLVHVSEMKNERVEKVTDVVSEGDEVKVKVLEIDNRGKVRLSMRVVDQETGEELEDTRPPREPRGDKGDRRGPRGNRDRGRGGDRGGRRGGGRDKGGDNGGDGAAHVPDFLKD from the coding sequence ATGTTCGACAAGAAAACCGTATCGATTGAATGGGGCGGAAAAACCCTCACTCTCGAAACCGGTCAGATTGCCCGTCAGGCAGACGGCGCCGTTCTGGCCACTTATGGCGAAACCGTGGTGCTGTGCGCCGTGACCGCCGCAAAGTCAGTGAAGGAAGGCCAGGATTTCTTCCCGCTGACCGTTCACTATCAAGAAAAATTCTCTGCAGCTGGCCGTATCCCGGGTGGCTTCTTCAAGCGCGAAGGCCGCGCGACGGAAAAGGAAACGCTGACTTCGCGGTTGATTGACCGCCCGGTTCGCCCGCTTTTCCCTGAAGGCTTCTACAACGAAATCAACGTTATCGCTCAGGTTCTGAGCTATGATGGCGAAACTGAGCCAGATATCGTTGCAATGATCGCGGCTTCTGCTGCGCTGACCATCAGCGGTGTCCCCTTCATGGGCCCGATCGGTGCAGCACGCATTGGCTTCCGCAATGGCGAATACGAACTCAACCCATCGCTTCAGACCTGCCTTGATGAAGAAGGTCGTTTGGACCTCGTCGTCGCGGCAACACAAGACGCTGTGATGATGGTTGAATCCGAAGCGAAAGAACTGACCGAGGAAGAAATGCTCGGCGCAGTCATGTTCGCGCACGAGGAAAGCCGCAAGGTTATCGGCGCGATCATCGATCTGGCTGAACAGGCTGCCAAGGAACCTTGGGAGATCGATACATCTGACGATACCGCGGCGATCAAGGAAAAGCTGCGCGGCATCGTGGGCGATGACATTGCAGCGGCGTACAAGCTGACCGACAAGTCAGCCCGTTCGGACGCACTCAATGAAGCGCGCGCCAAGGCGAAGGAAGCTTTCGCTGAGGAAGAAGCGCAGACTCAGCTGGTCGCCAGCAAAGCGGTCAAGAAACTGGAAGCGGAAATCGTTCGCGGCGCGATCCTGAAGGATGGCACGCGCATTGACGGCCGTAAGCTGGATCAGGTTCGCCCGATCGAAGCCATGGTTGGCTTGCTGCCACGTACGCACGGCTCTGCGCTGTTCACACGCGGTGAAACGCAGGCGATCTGCACCACCACGCTGGGCACCAAAGACGCTGAGCAGATGATCGATGGCCTGGAGGGTCTCTCCTACAACCACTTCATGCTGCACTATAACTTCCCGCCGTACTCGGTTGGTGAAGTGGGCCGCTTTGGTTTCACTGGTCGCCGCGAAACTGGCCACGGCAAGCTTGCATGGCGCGCGCTGCACCCTGTGCTGCCTGACCATGAAGACTTCCCGTACACCATCCGTGTTCTGTCAGACATCACCGAGTCCAACGGCTCAAGCTCGATGGCGACTGTGTGCGGTGGCTGTCTGTCGATGATGGACGCTGGCGTTCCAATCGAACGTCCAGTCTCGGGCATCGCGATGGGCCTGATCCTTGAGGGCGATGACTTTGCTGTTCTGTCAGACATTCTGGGTGACGAAGATCACCTGGGTGACATGGACTTCAAGGTTGCCGGTTCGGAAGCAGGCATCACCACCATGCAGATGGACATCAAGGTTGCCGGCATCACGCAGGAAATCATGGCCAAGGCGCTTGAGCAGGCGAAAGCCGGCCGTACGCACATCCTTGGCGAAATGGCGAAAGCCCTTGGTTCAGCGCGTACCGGCGTTTCCAAGCATGCTCCGCGTATCGAAACCATGCAGATCGACAAGTCGAAGATCCGTGACGTTATCGGCACGGGCGGCAAGGTGATCCGCGAGATCGTTGCTGAAACCGGCGCCAAGGTCGACATTGATGACGAAGGTGTCATCAAGATCAGTTCTTCGAACGCTGATGAAATCGAAGCCGCGAAGAAGTGGATCGAAGGCATCGTCGAAGAAGCCGAAGTCGGCAAGATTTACACCGGCAAGGTCGTCAACATCGTCGATTTCGGCGCATTCGTGAACTTCATGGGCGGCAAGGACGGTCTCGTCCACGTCAGCGAAATGAAGAACGAGCGCGTCGAGAAAGTGACGGACGTCGTTTCCGAAGGTGACGAAGTTAAGGTCAAGGTTCTTGAGATCGACAATCGTGGCAAGGTCCGCCTGTCGATGCGTGTTGTTGACCAGGAGACCGGTGAAGAGCTGGAAGACACCCGCCCGCCGCGCGAACCGCGTGGTGACAAAGGTGATCGTCGTGGCCCGCGCGGAAACCGTGATCGCGGCCGTGGCGGTGATCGTGGTGGTCGCCGCGGCGGTGGCCGCGACAAAGGTGGCGACAACGGCGGCGACGGCGCCGCTCACGTGCCGGACTTCTTGAAGGACTAA
- the rpsO gene encoding 30S ribosomal protein S15 has protein sequence MSVDAATKTKIIEENARDKNDTGSPEVQVAILTQRIRNLTEHFKDHHKDNHSRRGLLQMVNKRRSLLAYLKKKDVERYNALIQKLGLRK, from the coding sequence ATGTCGGTTGATGCCGCAACGAAAACGAAGATTATCGAAGAGAACGCCCGCGACAAGAATGACACGGGCAGCCCCGAAGTACAGGTCGCGATCCTGACGCAGCGTATCCGCAACCTGACCGAGCACTTTAAGGATCATCACAAGGACAACCACTCACGCCGTGGTCTTCTGCAGATGGTCAACAAGCGTCGCAGCCTGCTCGCCTATCTCAAGAAGAAAGACGTCGAGCGCTATAACGCCCTGATCCAGAAGCTGGGTCTTCGTAAGTAA
- the truB gene encoding tRNA pseudouridine(55) synthase TruB: MADLREIPVSGWLIIDKPRGLGSTQAVGAVKRILRQSGYAKTKVGHGGTLDPLAEGVLPIALGEATKLAGRMLDASKIYEFTIKFGEETDTLDTEGKVIERSSRRPPMAAVAAILEHFTGEVEQVPPAYSAVKVDGKRAYDRARAGEEVEIRTRQVTIHSLEFAGEREDPELRSAFQTTAGRPDPYDPSMPLELAETVTLTAHVSKGTYIRSLARDIARALGTVGHVTYLRRVKAGPFLENQAISLDKLEKQANGAALSDLLLPLEAGLDDIPALKLDPDSAQAVRQGRVLSGMPQSDGLYLAKLGETPVALMECIAGTAKVVRGFNLPDVAE, translated from the coding sequence GTGGCTGATCTGCGCGAAATTCCTGTTTCCGGCTGGCTGATCATCGACAAGCCGCGCGGGCTTGGCTCGACGCAGGCTGTCGGCGCGGTCAAACGCATTCTGCGCCAATCGGGCTATGCCAAGACCAAGGTTGGTCATGGCGGCACGCTGGACCCACTGGCCGAGGGGGTTTTGCCAATCGCGCTGGGCGAAGCGACCAAGCTGGCTGGCCGCATGTTGGATGCGAGCAAGATTTATGAATTCACGATCAAGTTTGGCGAGGAGACCGACACGCTCGACACGGAAGGCAAAGTGATTGAACGATCGAGCCGAAGGCCGCCGATGGCCGCCGTCGCGGCGATCCTTGAGCACTTTACCGGAGAGGTCGAGCAAGTCCCGCCCGCCTATTCAGCGGTGAAGGTCGACGGCAAGCGCGCCTATGACCGGGCGCGGGCGGGGGAAGAGGTCGAAATCAGGACGCGTCAGGTCACGATCCATTCGCTGGAATTTGCAGGCGAACGCGAGGACCCTGAGCTTCGGTCTGCTTTCCAAACCACCGCCGGTCGGCCAGACCCCTATGACCCCTCCATGCCGCTGGAATTGGCTGAGACGGTCACTCTGACTGCGCATGTCTCAAAGGGCACATATATCCGCTCTTTGGCTCGGGATATCGCGCGCGCGCTTGGAACTGTCGGGCACGTTACCTATCTAAGGCGGGTAAAGGCCGGTCCATTCCTCGAGAATCAGGCGATTTCGCTGGACAAACTCGAGAAACAAGCTAATGGCGCGGCCTTATCAGACCTACTCCTGCCGCTCGAGGCGGGGCTGGACGACATCCCGGCCCTGAAACTTGACCCGGATAGTGCGCAGGCGGTCCGTCAGGGCCGGGTCCTTTCCGGGATGCCCCAAAGCGATGGGCTCTATCTGGCGAAACTGGGTGAAACTCCGGTTGCGTTAATGGAATGCATCGCAGGCACGGCCAAGGTTGTGCGGGGTTTTAATCTACCCGATGTCGCTGAGTAA
- a CDS encoding site-2 protease family protein, with translation MTDTLTLALVLIPCLIVAIVFHEVAHGYSALLLGDTTARDAKRLSLNPIRHVDPMGTLLVPGALALAGAPVFGWAKPVPVRQDRLDNPRYGMMAVAAAGPGSNFVLALLGALALGLALPAGAQIVPSETGFSLIADGAGETLLLQSGMFYFILINVFLGVFNLLPIPPFDGSHIVEGILPDGLSQAYRRLRPYGMILFFALVALTWFAPELGVLENTIGPPVNWALTQYLSIASAVAGG, from the coding sequence ATGACAGATACCCTGACGTTGGCCTTGGTGCTAATCCCATGCCTGATAGTGGCGATCGTGTTTCACGAGGTTGCGCACGGCTATTCAGCGTTACTGCTCGGCGATACGACTGCGCGAGACGCGAAGCGATTAAGCCTTAACCCGATCCGCCACGTCGATCCCATGGGGACGCTGCTTGTTCCCGGCGCGCTTGCGTTAGCGGGGGCGCCGGTGTTCGGTTGGGCGAAGCCAGTGCCCGTGCGGCAGGACCGGCTCGATAATCCCCGCTACGGCATGATGGCGGTGGCGGCAGCGGGGCCGGGTAGCAACTTTGTATTGGCTCTTTTGGGTGCATTGGCGCTGGGCTTGGCTTTGCCAGCCGGTGCTCAAATTGTGCCGTCGGAGACGGGCTTTTCACTGATAGCGGACGGGGCAGGTGAAACGTTGCTGCTGCAAAGCGGCATGTTTTACTTCATCCTCATCAATGTGTTCCTTGGTGTTTTCAACCTGCTGCCAATCCCGCCATTCGACGGTTCCCATATCGTTGAGGGAATTTTGCCGGATGGGCTTTCTCAGGCCTATCGTAGGCTGCGCCCATACGGGATGATACTGTTTTTCGCTCTCGTTGCCCTCACATGGTTCGCGCCTGAATTAGGCGTGCTGGAAAATACCATCGGACCACCCGTGAACTGGGCGCTGACGCAATATTTAAGCATTGCTTCGGCGGTGGCTGGTGGCTGA
- a CDS encoding thymidine kinase — protein sequence MAKLYFYYASMNAGKSTTLLQAAFNYGERGMRVSLWTAAIDDRPGFGAISSRIGLASDANRFAPDTDILEHVLEEHSQGRVDCVLIDEAQFLTEEQVWQCARLADETGTPVLCYGLRTDFQGKLFPGSAALLGIADSLVELKAICDCGRKATMNLRVDEQGKAVKAGEQTEIGGNDRYVALCRKHFSEALAS from the coding sequence ATGGCCAAGCTCTATTTCTATTATGCCAGCATGAATGCGGGAAAGAGCACAACCTTGCTGCAGGCCGCTTTCAATTATGGCGAGCGGGGAATGCGGGTTTCACTCTGGACCGCGGCCATTGATGATCGCCCTGGCTTCGGTGCAATAAGCAGCCGGATCGGCCTTGCCAGCGATGCAAATCGGTTTGCACCGGATACCGATATTCTGGAGCATGTGCTGGAAGAGCATTCGCAAGGCAGGGTCGATTGCGTGCTGATCGATGAAGCGCAGTTTCTGACCGAAGAACAGGTCTGGCAATGCGCAAGGCTGGCTGATGAAACGGGAACACCGGTGCTTTGCTATGGCTTGCGCACTGACTTTCAGGGCAAACTGTTTCCGGGTTCCGCCGCCTTGCTGGGCATCGCGGATTCACTCGTGGAACTGAAAGCCATCTGCGACTGCGGGCGAAAGGCGACGATGAACCTGCGCGTTGATGAGCAGGGTAAAGCTGTAAAAGCAGGTGAGCAAACTGAAATCGGCGGGAATGATCGTTACGTGGCCTTGTGCCGCAAACATTTCAGCGAGGCTCTGGCGAGCTGA